agaaaattttgtttggaaacaGGTTGTGAATAGGATAAAGAGATCCCTTATGCTTTATTTGCAATCAGGTCAACACCTAATGAgactttgggtttctctccttttCAGCTTATATTTGGACATTGTGTTCGTGGTCCATTGGATGTTGTAAAGGAACACTGGGAGGgagaaaccccagatatgaatgtaTTAGACTATTTATCTAATTTACAGGAGAAACTTCATAGAGCTTGGACCTTTGCCCGGGAAAATTTAACAAAGGCTCAAACTACTATGAAAACAAATTATGACGTTGGTACCCAGATGAGACATTTTGATCCAGGAGACAGGGTCTTGGTACTGCTTCCCATGCCTGGGAATCCACTCAAGGCTCGTTTCTCGGGTCCGTGGAAGGTACTCAAGAAACTGAATGATGTTAATTACCTAATTGAGACTCCTGAAAGACGTCGAAAAACCCAAATTTGTCACATTAATATGTTAAAACCTTTTGTTAGTAGAGaagtagaggtagatgtagaaccaGTGTCActggtagaagtagaagtagatcctATGGTAGACATTAAGTTATCTGTGGGACCTGATGGTCTGTCCAACAATTCAAGTATTCCTAATAACCTTGATGTTAAATTTCAGCACCTGGAAAAGGACAAAGCAACGTCCTTAACCATGTTAATTAatgattataaagatttatttcaggATGTACCAGGACGAACTAACATTTTAGAACATGATGTTGATGTAGGGGAGGCAAGCCCTATCAAACAGAGTCCGTATAGGTTGAATCCTTTCAAAAGGGACATTGTTAAAAACGAAGtaaagtatatgctggaccacgggCTGGTAGAACCCAGTTTTAGTCCCTGGAGCTCTCCTGTGGTACTGGTTAAAAAGGAGGGTGGCGAGCATAGACTCTGCTTTGATTATCGTAAGGTTAACTCTCTTACAAAGacagattctttccctttgcctcgggtggaagattgtattgacCGTGTTGGATCTgctaaatacattagcaaatttgatttgttgaaaggctactggcaggtcggtctttctCCCAGGGCAAggaaaatttctgcatttgtgacagGTGACGGACTGTATGAGTGTAAAGTTATGCCATTCGGTATGAAAAATGCAGCCGCCACTTTTCAGAGGCTCATGAATTTTATTACTTGTGATTTATAGGGCTGTGTAGTATATATTGATGACTTAATCATTTATAGCGACGATTGGGAGACACATCTAAAGAGAATTAGAGCTCTCTTTGAGATTCTGAGAAAGGCTGGTTTGGTGGTTAATTTAAGGAAGAGCGATTTTGCTCAGGCCAAGGTAATTTATCTTGGGCACGAGATAGGCCTGGGTAAGGTAGCTCCTAAGAAAGCGAATGTGGAAGTTATTTCTGACTTTcctgcacctcaaaataggaggggcGTGAGAAGATTTTTGGGCATGGTAAGTTATTACCGCCGGTTTGTGAAAAACTTTTCTGATATTGCTCATCCATTAACTAATCTTttgaagaaagatgtaaaatttatttaggatgaacagtgtcaggaatcgTTTGACAAATTAAAAGCTTCGTTAATGACTTTTCCATTATTATGTTCACCGgacttttctctccctttttgttTAGCCACAGATGCTAGTGATGTAGGTTTAGGTGCTGTCCTTCTTCAAAGTCTTCCCGATGGAACGACTCATACTGTGGCGTATTTCTCTAAGAAACTATTACCAGCGGAGAGGAAGTACTCGACCGTGGAGAAGGAAGCCTTGTGTTTGGTTAAAGCCCTCCTTCACTTTGAAGTATACCTGTCGTCATCTCCAGCTCCAATAGATgtattaacggatcataatccgctttttttcataaataaattcaaaAACAAGAATCAGCGTATTTTACGCTGGAGTCTTATTCTGCAGGAGTATAACCTTAATATCcgacacatctctggcaaaagtaatgttgtcCCCGATACTTTATCAAGAGCCTTTCTAGAATATATCAATGTTAACGATTGTTCTAATTTTTCAGGTCCAATATTTACTTTGCTTTTACAcaatcattttgttttcttttgatcTTTTAAGTTTAACAGATttgattaaatttaaatttaaaaaaataacgtaaattcttttctttaaaaaaaaaataataaattcttttttttttccttttggtgggGAGCTGTAATAgtttgcttaattttattcgtggcctgtaaagtaaatttcattaagttgatTTCATTAGATTTCTGTTTtgccacaaaattgaaaataagaaaagactggtttaggtttttctcgctcccaccgaaggttgttattatataagtggtacctcgcccatgagttgtttttcttttctttgcatgtaattattcaccggcttggttgtttggtgatttgatgttcgttgcccgacttttgatggggacctttggctgaggatgaaagtagtatggattcggctccttaacgtggaggttctctgaccatATTCCTGAACGACAGGGAGATATATATTtcctgaaggccttgctgtattgaagggccccttttctactgtattgtGGAAGACAGTGATGGTATTCTTCCTCCTGATTACTGAAGTTGTTGTGGAAGCTGCGGCCCtgttttgagacgcctcctgtacccTGATCGGGCGTTCTTCATGTGTTGTGACAGTGTGGTATACGCTACCGTTTAACGTCTCTACTCCTCGAGACATTCCTGATGCCCCTGGATtggcatcctggtcctgccttcgtccTGGAACCTCCGGAGTCatgaaaatgcttgattctgttttgatagccggtaaggatataaactgagcATTTCGCTATTGACGTTgctgacgcgggtcagtgtatcctaCGGTTATTTGCTACTCatgattccagaacagtggatcgacggcAGGTTATGTTGAAGGGTGGAGCTATCATCCCTAGAGTTTTAGTGAAATTACCTTTGAGGCTGGGTCAATATCTATCAGTGataaataattcaagtatttatgtatatgaacatTCTTTAATTGCATAATCTAGGATTAAggtcatttcccccttttattttcttcctct
Above is a window of Palaemon carinicauda isolate YSFRI2023 chromosome 6, ASM3689809v2, whole genome shotgun sequence DNA encoding:
- the LOC137642865 gene encoding uncharacterized protein translates to MASGHVDHFGPVSLKRELKIHLEELKIDSLQKVAIASDEYSLAHRQDLVKDFPKKFSPRIGNIHQGKPYQKRSTDFDQNKGVNHNVDNSKNGSVESRSYVNSSRSGGGSERRESHESSLRCYWCNRKGHIKANCFAMKNYLERNKEAVNIVSAEKSSKKEVSNKILGGFPDTIASYPLENMYLETEYYKGTVKLAIVDSLPLPGIDMLFANDLVLHDEANYFPILCVTELEDDRYLDVSVYEPTSVITRSRAREIDLDNVNLNFDDINGQTTDLMTSSCSNSSSENILFNDVEWDVEALKEAQVNEFSNFDDSNFDVDVDDLSKPAFLKEEGLVYRISRSVNAPADQAEVRKQLVIPERYRSKLLILAHENNLAGHFGVRKTFQKLSEHFFWPGMRRDVKRHVLSCKLIFGHCVRGPLDVVKEHWEGETPDMNVLDYLSNLQEKLHRAWTFARENLTKAQTTMKTNYDVGTQMRHFDPGDRVLVLLPMPGNPLKARFSGPWKVLKKLNDVNYLIETPERRRKTQICHINMLKPFVSREVEVDVEPVSLVEVEVDPMVDIKLSVGPDGLSNNSSIPNNLDVKFQHLEKDKATSLTMLINDYKDLFQDVPGRTNILEHDVDVGEASPIKQSPYRLNPFKRDIVKNEVKYMLDHGLVEPSFSPWSSPVVLVKKEGGEHRLCFDYRKVNSLTKTDSFPLPRVEDCIDRVGSAKYISKFDLLKGYWQVGLSPRARKISAFVTGDGLYECKVMPFATDASDVGLGAVLLQSLPDGTTHTVAYFSKKLLPAERKYSTVEKEALCLVKALLHFEVYLSSSPAPIDVLTDHNPLFFINKFKNKNQRILRWSLILQEYNLNIRHISGKMWYTLPFNVSTPRDIPDAPGLASWSCLRPGTSGVMKMLDSVLIAVFSEELEYEFAFISCGVQCSISQRQIWGKAYQKRFGLPQNKSIKKSSLLGVLSTLMFWM